A region of the Litchfieldia alkalitelluris genome:
ATCACAAGCTTTCACGCTATGGATTGGAAGACTCCGTAAAGGACATCAATGTTGCTGCCGTAAAAATCGCAAAAGAAGCAGCCGGCGATCAAGCATTTGTTGTCGGAACAATTGCTGGTATTCGCAGCTTCAAGAAAACCACGGTTACCATCGAGGAAATAAAGAGAAGTGTAAGAGAACAATTATTTTTCTTACTCTCTCAAGATGTCGACGGGATTATCTTCGAAACTTACTATGATTTCGAAGAATTAAAAACTGTATTAAAAATTGCTAGAAAAGAAACGACAAAACCAATTATTACAAATGTCTCCCTACACGAAATTGGTGTTCTTCAGGATGGAACACCTTTAGCAGATGCATTACTTGAGCTAGAAGAGCTTGGGGCAGATGTTATTGGTTTAAACTGTCGTCTTGGCCCATACCATATGATTCGATCATTGGAAGAAGTGCCTATTCCTAAAAAAGCCTTTCTTTCTGCATACCCCAATGCTAGTTTGCCTGATTATGTAGAGGGTCGACTTGTTTATGAAACACACGAAAATTATTTTAAAGAAAGTGCCCTTTTATTCCGTGACCAGGGTGTAAGATTAATCGGTGGATGCTGCGGCACTACACCAAAGCATATCGAGGCAATGTCGTCTGCCCTAAAAGGCTTGGGACCAGTTACGACAAAAACAGTAAAACATCGAAAATATGAAGCTGCACCTAAAGCAGCAGTCCTTAATACTGAAACACCACCACTTCATGAGATTGTCAAGAAAAGGCGTTCAGTAATCGTTGAATTAGATCCACCTAAAAAACTTGGAATCGATAAATTTATTACTGGTGCAAGAGCGTTACATGAGGCAGGCGTGGATTCTGTTACACTTGCAGATAACTCATTAGCTAGTCCAAGAATCAGCAATGCAGCTTGTGGTACAATTCTAAAACAGCAATATAAGATAAATCCATTAATTCATATCACGTGTCGGGACAGAAACCTTATAGGTTTGCAATCACACTTAATGGGGTTACATACCCTTGGTTTAAACGAAATCCTTGCAGTAACAGGCGACCCTTCAAAGATTGGAGATTTCCCTGGAGCTACATCAGTTTATGACTTATCATCATTAGATCTTATAAGCTTAATCAAGCAATTTAATGAAGGAATCTCTTATTCAGGTAAGTCTCTTGGTCACAAGACAAACTTTTCAATTGCTGGAGCATTTAATCCAAATGTTCGCCACTTAGATAAAGCTGTTAAACGGTTAGAAAAGAAAATTTCATGTGGAGCGGATTATTTTATCACACAGCCACTTTATAGTGAACAACAAATTATCGATGTGTATGAGCACACAAAACACTTAGCTGCACCAGTTTTTATCGGAATCATGCCGTTAACTAGTGCTCGTAATGCAAACTTCATTCATCACGAAATTCCTGGGATTACCCTTTCGCAGACAATAAGGGATCGTATGGATCAAGCGGATCATGACCCAGTAAAAGCACAAGAAGAAGGAATTGCGATAGCTAAATCATTAATTGATGTGGCTTACGATTTATTTAATGGAATTTATTTAATAACACCTTTCCTCCGTTATGAAATGACAGTGGAATTAACAAACTACATCAAAAGCAAAGAACTCGCAGGAGTTGAAAGGAAGGTGCGTTAATGACTACAAATATACAAGATCAACTAGAAAAAAGAATCCTTGTCATCGATGGAGCTATGGGGACGATGATTCAGGATGCTAATCTTACCGCTGAGGATTTTGGTGGTGAAGCATATGAGGGTTGTAATGAATACCTAACCCTTACCTCCCCAAAAACCATTCAACAGATTCATGAAGCCTACTTAGAGGCTGGTGCTGATATCATTGAAACGAATACGTTTGGTGCAACTGCCTTAGTTTTGGATGAATATGAATTAGGTTCGCTTGCTTTAGAAATTAATATTCAATCTGCAAAGCTAGCAAAAGAAGCTGTTCAGAAGTTCTCTACACTAGAGTGGCCTCGTTATGTCGCTGGATCCATGGGACCAACAACGAAAACCTTATCAGTTACAGGTGGAACAACCTTTGATGAGCTTATACAGAATTATGAGGAACAGGCTCGGGGTCTCATTTTAGGCGGAGTCGATCTTTTACTACTAGAAACGAGCCAAGATATGCTGAATGTAAAAGCAGGATTTATTGGTATAGAAGAAGCTTTCAAAAACACGGGAATTACCCTCCCTTTAATCGTATCAGGAACAATCGAACCAATGGGAACAACTCTAGCCGGGCAAAACATTGAGTCCTTTTATTTATCTTTAGAACATATGAAACCTTTAGCTGTAGGGTTAAATTGTGCAACCGGCCCAGAATTTATGACTGACCATATTCGTTCATTGTCAGATCTTGCAAATACAGCAGTTAGCTGTTACCCAAATGCTGGTTTACCTGATGAAGAAGGTCAGTATCATGAATCACCTGAATCATTAGCACAAAAGTTAAAGGGATTTGTTGATAAAGGCTGGTTAAATATTGTTGGAGGATGTTGTGGCACCACTCCTGCCCATGTTCGTGCAATGGCTGACATGGTAAAAGATGTGAAGCCACGTGAAGTACCTGCTATCTCTCATCCACATGCTGTTTCTGGGATCGAACCATTAATCTATGATGATAGCATGAGACCTCTATTCGTTGGTGAACGTACAAATGTAATCGGCTCAAGAAAGTTTAAGAGACTAATTGCCGAAGAAAAATACGAAGAAGCATCTGAAATTGCACGTGCTCAAGTTAAGAACGGAGCACATGTAATCGATATTTGTTTAGCCGATCCTGACAGAGACGAACTTGAGGATATGGAAAACTTTATTCAATATGTAACAAAAAAGGTAAAAGTTCCTCTAGTAATTGATTCTACTGATGAAAAAGTAATCGAACGAGCACTATCTTTTTCTCAAGGTAAAGCGATCATTAATTCGATAAACTTAGAAGATGGAGAAGAACGGTTTGAGGCCGTTGTGCCCCTCCTCAAGCAGTATGGTGGCGCTGTCGTTGTTGGAACAATTGATGAAGTTGGAATGGCTGTATCAGCAGAGCGAAAACTTGAAATTGCACAGCGTTCACATGATTTGTTAGTAAATAAATATGGTCTTAATCCAAAGGATCTCATCTTCGACCCACTTGTGTTCCCGGTAGGAACTGGTGATGAGCAATATATTGGTTCAGCTGAAGAAACTGTTAAAGGAATAAAACTGATAAAAGAACATCTGCCAGAGTGTTTAACGATTCTTGGAGTAAGCAATGTCTCATTTGGCCTCCCTCCTGTTGGCCGTGAGGTGTTAAATGCCGTATATCTTTACCATTGCACACAGGCTGGACTAGATTACGCGATTGTTAATACTGAAAAACTTGAACGATTTGCTTCCATTCCAAAAGATGAAATCAAACTGGCTCAGGATTTATTATTTTCTACTACTGATCAAACTTTAGAAAAATTCACTGAGTTTTACCGTGGGAAAAAGAAAGAAGCAAAAACAACAACAACTAACTTAAACCTTGAAGAAAGATTGGCTTTTTATATCATTGAGGGAACAAAAGAAGGATTAATCCCAGACCTTGAATTAGCTCTTAAAAAATACCCAACACCACTCGATATCATTAATGGACCATTAATGGAAGGAATGGCAACCGTTGGAAAGCTATTTAATAACAACGAGCTAATTGTTGCAGAGGTGTTGCAAAGTGCTGAAGTCATGAAAACATCTGTTGCATTTTTAGAGCAATTCATGGAAAAAAGAGATGATAGCGGTAAAGGAAAAGTTCTACTAGCAACTGTTAAAGGTGATGTTCATGATATTGGGAAAAACCTTGTAGATATTATCCTTAGTAATAATGGATTCAAAGTAGTTGATTTAGGAATCAAGGTTACACCACAGACGCTAATAGAAGCTACGAAAAAAGAAAAACCGGATATTATTGGTCTATCTGGATTATTAGTTAAATCTGCTCAACAAATGGTTATTACTGCCCAAGACCTACACAATGCTGGAGTATCTGTTCCGATTTTAGTCGGTGGTGCAGCACTTTCAAGAAAATTCACTGATAATAAAATATCACCTGAATATACAGGACCAGTTCTTTATGCCAAGGATGCAATGGATGGACTATCTCTTGCTAATCGATTGCAAAATAAAGAACAGCATCTAGAACTGTTAAATGAGCTTGAAGAAAGACGATCGAAACAAAGAGCCCTAATAGCTGAAAAAGGAACAGAGACAAAAACAGCAGCAACAGCTGTTTTAACTCGTTCAAATGTATCTATAGATGTTCCTGTTTTTACTCCACAGGACACTAAATTGCACGTATTAAAGCAATTTAGCCTAGCTCAAATAGAGCCATATATTAATATGCAAATGCTTATTGGACATCATCTTGGCTTAAAAGGCAAAGTGGAGCAATTATTAGAACAACGTGATGAAAAAGCAGTTGCACTCAAGGAGATGATTGATGAGCTAATTCAAAAAGCAAAGTCAGAGTCTCTTATTAACCCAGCAGCACTTTATCAGTTTTTCCCTGCTCAAAGTGATGGAAATAATGTTCTAATTTATGACCCTAATGACGAAAAAACGATTATTAAAACATTCACCTTCCCTCGTCAAGACAAGGGAGCATTCCTTTGTTTAGCTGATTTTCTAAAACCAGTTAACAGCGGAGTGATGGATTATGTCGGCTTCTTTGCTGTAACAGCAGGCAATGGAATTCGAAAACTTGCTCAAAAATATAAAGAAGAAGGCGACTTCTTAAAGAGTCATGCGATCCAAGCACTTGCACTTGAAACTGCTGAAGGACTTGCAGAACGAGTTCATCAATTAATGCGTGATAAATGGGGCTTCTCGGATAGTCCTGACTTTACGATGAAGGAGCGGTTTGCCGCTAAATATCAAGGCCAACGCTTCAGTTTTGGTTATCCGGCTTGTCCTGACCTTGAGGATCAAGAAAAACTCTTTAATCTCATTGGCCCAGAACAAATTGGCATTGAGCTTACAGATGGTTTTATGATGGAACCTGAAGCATCAGTAACCGCGATGGTATTTGCTCATCCTGAAGCAAGATATTTCAACGTTTTATAATAGGTTAAAGGCTTGGATTTCATATAATCCAAGCCTTTTTCATAGTATTAATAATCCCTAAAGGATCTAACAATCTTTAATATCTCTTCCCTTTCAAAAAACTCTTCATTTTCTTCATTCTCTACATAAACGTAAAGGTTAAAAGTCGTATCATCTTCAATCCACGTAAATATCTGGGTCGTCCCAGTGAACCTCTCCAACTCATAGATTTTGATGGAGTATCCCTCTAAAATACATAGGGACATTTCCTGATTCTTAG
Encoded here:
- a CDS encoding bifunctional homocysteine S-methyltransferase/methylenetetrahydrofolate reductase, which gives rise to MGLLDQLKSNILIADGAIGTLLYTHGVDSCFEELNLSKPEQIKLIHTAYIEAGANVIQTNTYGANYHKLSRYGLEDSVKDINVAAVKIAKEAAGDQAFVVGTIAGIRSFKKTTVTIEEIKRSVREQLFFLLSQDVDGIIFETYYDFEELKTVLKIARKETTKPIITNVSLHEIGVLQDGTPLADALLELEELGADVIGLNCRLGPYHMIRSLEEVPIPKKAFLSAYPNASLPDYVEGRLVYETHENYFKESALLFRDQGVRLIGGCCGTTPKHIEAMSSALKGLGPVTTKTVKHRKYEAAPKAAVLNTETPPLHEIVKKRRSVIVELDPPKKLGIDKFITGARALHEAGVDSVTLADNSLASPRISNAACGTILKQQYKINPLIHITCRDRNLIGLQSHLMGLHTLGLNEILAVTGDPSKIGDFPGATSVYDLSSLDLISLIKQFNEGISYSGKSLGHKTNFSIAGAFNPNVRHLDKAVKRLEKKISCGADYFITQPLYSEQQIIDVYEHTKHLAAPVFIGIMPLTSARNANFIHHEIPGITLSQTIRDRMDQADHDPVKAQEEGIAIAKSLIDVAYDLFNGIYLITPFLRYEMTVELTNYIKSKELAGVERKVR
- the metH gene encoding methionine synthase, with protein sequence MTTNIQDQLEKRILVIDGAMGTMIQDANLTAEDFGGEAYEGCNEYLTLTSPKTIQQIHEAYLEAGADIIETNTFGATALVLDEYELGSLALEINIQSAKLAKEAVQKFSTLEWPRYVAGSMGPTTKTLSVTGGTTFDELIQNYEEQARGLILGGVDLLLLETSQDMLNVKAGFIGIEEAFKNTGITLPLIVSGTIEPMGTTLAGQNIESFYLSLEHMKPLAVGLNCATGPEFMTDHIRSLSDLANTAVSCYPNAGLPDEEGQYHESPESLAQKLKGFVDKGWLNIVGGCCGTTPAHVRAMADMVKDVKPREVPAISHPHAVSGIEPLIYDDSMRPLFVGERTNVIGSRKFKRLIAEEKYEEASEIARAQVKNGAHVIDICLADPDRDELEDMENFIQYVTKKVKVPLVIDSTDEKVIERALSFSQGKAIINSINLEDGEERFEAVVPLLKQYGGAVVVGTIDEVGMAVSAERKLEIAQRSHDLLVNKYGLNPKDLIFDPLVFPVGTGDEQYIGSAEETVKGIKLIKEHLPECLTILGVSNVSFGLPPVGREVLNAVYLYHCTQAGLDYAIVNTEKLERFASIPKDEIKLAQDLLFSTTDQTLEKFTEFYRGKKKEAKTTTTNLNLEERLAFYIIEGTKEGLIPDLELALKKYPTPLDIINGPLMEGMATVGKLFNNNELIVAEVLQSAEVMKTSVAFLEQFMEKRDDSGKGKVLLATVKGDVHDIGKNLVDIILSNNGFKVVDLGIKVTPQTLIEATKKEKPDIIGLSGLLVKSAQQMVITAQDLHNAGVSVPILVGGAALSRKFTDNKISPEYTGPVLYAKDAMDGLSLANRLQNKEQHLELLNELEERRSKQRALIAEKGTETKTAATAVLTRSNVSIDVPVFTPQDTKLHVLKQFSLAQIEPYINMQMLIGHHLGLKGKVEQLLEQRDEKAVALKEMIDELIQKAKSESLINPAALYQFFPAQSDGNNVLIYDPNDEKTIIKTFTFPRQDKGAFLCLADFLKPVNSGVMDYVGFFAVTAGNGIRKLAQKYKEEGDFLKSHAIQALALETAEGLAERVHQLMRDKWGFSDSPDFTMKERFAAKYQGQRFSFGYPACPDLEDQEKLFNLIGPEQIGIELTDGFMMEPEASVTAMVFAHPEARYFNVL